A window of Campylobacter concisus contains these coding sequences:
- the lysS gene encoding lysine--tRNA ligase — translation MFDNQHEIQRLQSIDELRNLGINPYPHFLRRDMNISKFRLKFNYINDTEEKKAEGQLVGLAGRIKLIRDAGKAVFANIEDEDGNLQIYFSNKTLDPEWFKIVKKYVEIGDIVYVRGYAFITRTGEFSMHVSELSLASKSISPLPEKYHGLVDVETRYRQRYLDMIMNPEVRADFKRRSVIISTIRRFFEEKGFLEVETPMLHPIAGGANAKPFITFHNALGVERYLRIAPELYLKRLIVGGFEAVYEMNRNFRNEGMDLTHNPEFTSIEFYWAYHNYHDLMGITEDLFNVILDKLDMEKVVNFDGMEIDFSKPFKRISYKKALVEIGGLDENIINDKDKILVKLRADGLEANEKLDLGHLQAELFDNYVESKLIHPTFVIEYPISISPLSRR, via the coding sequence ATATTTGACAACCAACATGAGATTCAACGACTACAAAGCATAGACGAACTAAGAAATTTAGGCATTAATCCATATCCGCATTTTCTTAGAAGAGATATGAATATCTCTAAATTTAGACTAAAATTTAACTACATTAATGATACAGAAGAAAAAAAAGCCGAGGGTCAGCTAGTAGGTCTTGCAGGTAGAATAAAACTAATTCGTGATGCTGGAAAAGCGGTTTTTGCAAATATCGAAGATGAAGATGGAAATTTACAAATTTACTTTAGCAATAAAACGCTTGATCCAGAGTGGTTTAAAATCGTTAAAAAATACGTAGAGATAGGCGATATCGTCTATGTTAGAGGTTATGCATTTATAACAAGAACTGGCGAATTTTCCATGCATGTAAGCGAGCTTAGCCTTGCTTCAAAGTCGATAAGCCCACTTCCTGAGAAGTATCATGGTCTAGTTGATGTTGAGACAAGATATCGCCAAAGATATCTTGATATGATAATGAATCCTGAAGTTAGAGCAGATTTTAAAAGACGCTCAGTGATTATTAGCACGATTAGAAGATTTTTTGAAGAAAAAGGCTTTTTAGAAGTTGAAACACCGATGCTGCACCCAATAGCAGGCGGTGCAAACGCCAAGCCATTTATCACTTTTCACAATGCACTTGGAGTCGAGAGATACCTAAGGATCGCACCTGAATTATACCTCAAACGTCTTATAGTAGGTGGTTTTGAAGCTGTTTATGAGATGAATAGAAATTTTAGAAACGAAGGCATGGATCTTACTCATAATCCTGAGTTTACAAGTATAGAGTTTTACTGGGCATACCACAACTACCACGATTTAATGGGCATTACAGAGGATCTTTTTAATGTCATTTTAGACAAGCTAGATATGGAAAAAGTTGTAAATTTTGACGGTATGGAGATTGATTTTAGTAAGCCATTTAAGCGAATAAGCTACAAAAAAGCTCTCGTTGAGATCGGTGGACTAGATGAGAACATAATAAATGACAAAGATAAAATTTTAGTAAAACTAAGAGCTGATGGCCTTGAAGCAAATGAGAAGCTTGATCTTGGTCACTTGCAGGCTGAGCTATTTGATAACTATGTAGAGAGCAAACTAATCCACCCAACTTTTGTTATTGAATATCCGATTTCGATCAGTCCACTTTCAAGAAGA
- a CDS encoding Fur family transcriptional regulator encodes MIENLEYDALLEKFKRVLRDNGLKYTKQREILLKTLYNNGEHFTPERLYLFIKETHPELNIGIATVYRTLNLLEESEMVTSISFGSQGKKFELATKPHHDHMICRKCGLIIEFEDPMIEKRQISIAKDHGFKLTGHMMQLYGICEKCSKNNIKGK; translated from the coding sequence ATGATAGAAAATTTAGAATATGATGCGTTGCTTGAGAAATTCAAAAGAGTGCTTCGCGACAATGGTTTAAAATACACGAAACAGCGTGAAATTTTACTAAAAACGCTATACAACAATGGTGAACACTTTACTCCGGAAAGACTTTATCTTTTTATAAAAGAAACGCACCCTGAGCTAAATATTGGTATCGCAACTGTTTATAGAACACTAAATCTACTTGAAGAATCAGAAATGGTGACATCAATCAGCTTTGGTTCACAAGGCAAAAAATTTGAGCTTGCCACAAAGCCACATCACGATCATATGATATGCAGAAAGTGCGGCCTTATCATAGAATTTGAAGATCCAATGATAGAAAAAAGACAAATCAGTATCGCAAAAGATCATGGCTTTAAACTAACTGGTCACATGATGCAGCTTTATGGAATTTGTGAAAAATGCTCAAAAAATAATATAAAGGGAAAGTAA
- a CDS encoding CvpA family protein: MDLVTWFDIIIIALVLMLGIKGILNGLIKEAFGLIGLIGGLIIASRFSDLSGEFITKNIYKFENPSFLQFVAFISLWLVFWIVCLLVGKFLSKIVSVSGLGFLDRLGGFVMGSGKIFLTFSAVVAVISGTSLNNIIAPYFANSKVYPVLIETGKWITNLDVKNIKSELDEIVARPMDTNKTDAFISTDANASVNTDSNITKGE; this comes from the coding sequence ATGGATTTAGTAACGTGGTTTGATATTATTATTATCGCTCTTGTCTTGATGCTTGGCATAAAAGGCATATTAAATGGACTTATCAAAGAAGCTTTCGGACTTATCGGACTTATCGGCGGCTTAATTATAGCTAGCAGGTTTTCAGATCTATCTGGTGAGTTTATAACTAAAAATATATATAAATTTGAAAATCCTTCATTTTTACAGTTTGTCGCATTTATCTCTCTTTGGCTAGTTTTTTGGATAGTTTGCTTGCTAGTTGGTAAATTTTTATCAAAAATAGTTTCGGTAAGCGGACTTGGTTTTTTGGATAGACTTGGTGGATTTGTTATGGGAAGTGGAAAAATTTTCTTAACATTTTCGGCAGTAGTTGCTGTAATATCTGGCACCTCGCTAAATAATATAATTGCACCTTATTTCGCGAATAGTAAAGTCTATCCGGTTTTGATAGAAACTGGCAAATGGATAACAAATCTTGATGTGAAAAATATCAAAAGTGAGTTAGATGAGATAGTGGCAAGACCAATGGATACAAATAAAACTGACGCATTTATCTCAACGGATGCAAATGCTAGTGTAAATACTGACTCTAATATCACAAAAGGGGAATAA